CCGAGCGCGGCGCGCCGCAGACAGCGAAGGGCCTGGGTGAGAAGATCCGGAAGAAAGTTCTCCGCGCTGTCGATCCGCGCATCGCCCGTTCGACCTGTGGGTGAAGCGAGGTCGAACGGCGACCTCGACCGAACGAGGAGCAACGCGATGTCCAAGTACATGCTGATCATGCGGACCACCGACGAGGGCCTGGCGAAGTTCGAGAACGTCGACTTCGACGAGATGCTCGAGATCATGGGCCGGTTCAACGAGGAGCTCATGCGTGCAGGTGTCCTGCTCGCGGCCGAGGGCCTCGACGACCCTGCCGACTCGGTCGTCGTCGACTTCAGCAGCGAGACCCCGGTGGTGAGCGACGGGCCGTACGGAGAGACGAAGGAGCTGTTCGGCGGCTACTACATCCTCGACGTCGCCTCGAAGCAGGAAGCCGTCGAGTGGG
Above is a genomic segment from Mumia sp. Pv4-285 containing:
- a CDS encoding YciI family protein, with protein sequence MSKYMLIMRTTDEGLAKFENVDFDEMLEIMGRFNEELMRAGVLLAAEGLDDPADSVVVDFSSETPVVSDGPYGETKELFGGYYILDVASKQEAVEWAKRLPYAQGTKVEIRRVPTIDEFPQDNEWIQKERVWRERTGQL